The following coding sequences lie in one Arachis hypogaea cultivar Tifrunner chromosome 4, arahy.Tifrunner.gnm2.J5K5, whole genome shotgun sequence genomic window:
- the LOC112794805 gene encoding uncharacterized protein, translating to MATTMSPLTTEELHHFHKTDRSLFRFLIFKLRRDITQSLLVMALWLWLEHIGYRNLIHTIMQLQNQPSLVAAAVDEAAACLVFLETENLSSGLGGGGGGGLFLTKKLIQRDISIRIFHERRYTALAGIKSVLKNICSRIFLDILHGNKNILQKRNKNNNHHKYGNVLVITSSKKRHNSNFTNLSTSPGFRHTFFGDIIDMMMAPPPQLVEASSSNLGLLHENNIWNGKRPSDDVCKEDRTMFLTFSRGFPVSEKEVRELFGDECVESVTMGGGGGGNDGRQKLYAVMVLKKVAMVDRILNGKRIAKHHINGKHIWTRKFEFHSYC from the coding sequence ATGGCTACCACTATGTCTCCACTCACCACCGAAGAGCTCCACCACTTCCACAAAACCGACCGCAGCCTCTTCCGCTTCCTCATCTTCAAACTCCGCCGTGACATCACGCAATCCCTTCTTGTCATGGCCCTGTGGCTATGGCTAGAACACATTGGCTACCGTAACCTCATTCACACTATCATGCAACTACAAAACCAGCCTTCCCTCGTGGCCGCCGCGGTCGACGAGGCCGCCGCATGCCTTGTATTCCTCGAGACAGAAAACCTCAGCAGTGGCcttggcggtggcggtggcggaGGCTTATTCTTAACGAAAAAGTTAATCCAAAGAGACATCTCAATTAGAATCTTCCATGAGAGAAGGTACACTGCACTTGCCGGAATCAAAAGCGTTCTTAAAAACATATGCAGTAGAATCTTCTTAGACATCTTGCATGGTAATAAAAATATTCtccaaaaaagaaataaaaataataatcatcACAAATATGGCAACGTTCTTGTTATCACGTCATCAAAGAAAAGGCATAATAGTAATTTCACTAATTTGTCTACTTCCCCGGGTTTTCGCCACACTTTCTTTGGCGACATTATTGACATGATGATGGCACCACCGCCGCAATTAGTAGAGGCATCATCTTCAAATCTCGGTTTGCTTCATGAGAATAATATATGGAATGGGAAGAGGCCCTCCGATGATGTTTGCAAAGAGGATAGAACAATGTTCTTGACATTCTCTAGAGGCTTTCCGGTGTCGGAGAAGGAAGTCAGAGAATTGTTTGGGGATGAATGTGTGGAGAGTGTAACCATgggtggcggcggcggcggcaaCGATGGTCGCCAGAAATTGTATGCGGTGATGGTGCTAAAGAAGGTGGCCATGGTGGATCGGATTCTCAATGGTAAAAGGATTGCAAAGCATCATATCAACGGCAAACATATTTGGACTCGcaagtttgaatttcactcttATTGTTAA